Within Flavobacterium pisciphilum, the genomic segment TGCTGGAAATAAAAAAAAATGGCTTAAACAAGAAGATTTTACTAAAGAAGAAGAAAATAGAATTCAAGAAAGATTTAAAACAGAAATAATTTCTAAACTTGAAAAATATACTAATAATGATGCTAAAGATTTAGGTAATTAAAAATGCCCAATAGCTTAGATTTGCAATCTGTAACGTCAAAGAGAATCAAAAAGCTGGAGATAATATGACTACAACAGGATTTGCCAGTGCAGCTGTCGGGGCAATAGTCACAACTCCAGTAGGTGGTGAGGGAGCTGCTCCAGGTTTAGCTGTTGCTGGAGCAGGCGAGATAGTTAGTTTAGTAGGTACTGTAATAGAAGGCGCGGCTAATCTAATATCTGGTGATTATAATAAAGCAGCAGAAGGAGGTGCTACCTATGCCACAGGAGAATTGGTTGGTATCGCTATAGATAAAGTAATACCTAGTCCAAATCCAAGTGTGGCATCTGAAGTTACTGCACTCTTTCAAATTGGACAAAAAGTTACTAAAAACATTACAGCAGATAAGGCTAAAGAAGTAATAAAAAAGGTTAATAATTAAATTATGTAATGATGGATTATAAGAATTTACTTTACGGTATTTTGTTTGGGATATTGACTTTTGGATACTATAAAATCCATAAATGGTGGCTAGAAAGTCGAGATAAAAATCCTATTTTTTATAAGCGTGACACTACTATTGGAACATTTAAAAACTGGGTTATTATAATTATGTTAGCAGTAACATCGCTTGTATTCTTTTTCAAATCACTTTAGTATCTAGATTTAATAAAATAAAAAAAATGAATTTTCAAGAATTTAATAGCTATTTAGCACCTGTTGGGTTAATTTTAGCAGGTATAATTATAAAACTTTCTAATAACAATGAACTTTTCGGTTCTTTTAAAAAAAGATGGTATGTCTTTTTGATGTTAGGTTTTGTTTTGCTTATGATTAAAATTTTAAATCTATAGGTAGTACTATGCGATAGAATACGTTTGTAATTTGAGGGTAGTGGGTAGTGTTTTAGATTAGGCATTTTTATAAAATGGTAATGTATCTAATATGTTCGTTGGTGGTTAATAATTCTACCTAAATATTTACAGATAACCCCGCTAGCGCAGATTTGCAATCTGTGCCTGTAAAAAGAGTCAATAAAGCACTTCAATAACGGAGTGGCTTTTGTCTTTATATGCTAATTATATAAGATTTAAACAAAATTTCAATTTTGCTTCCTGTATTCTGAAGGTGTCATATTTGTATATCGTTTGAAGTAACGGCAGAATAGTGAAATATCAGAAAAGTTAAGTAAATCGGTGATTTCTTGGATGCTAGTATCTGTGGTTTTGAGAATAGATTTAGCGTGAGTAATAACAGCTTCGGTTATCCATTCTGATATAGATTTTCCCGTTTGTTTACGGATAGCAGTTGTTAAATATTTTGGAGTCAAATTCATTTTGTCTGCATAGAAGGAGATGTTTCCCCAGATAGTCCACATCAACATATATGGGAACCAAGTAAAACAGGTGGAACACCACAAAGATCAAAAATACCAACAAAAATACCATGGCAATAAAAAAGATTAGAATTACTGGAAAATCAGATGAAAATATTCTGACAATAAAACTAAAAGACATATTAGAATGTATTGATCATCCATCAATTTATAAATGGAATTTACTGTGGATTGAAGCAATAGGAACATATGAAGAATCAATTTTGGAATTTGAAGCAAAGATTAATGACTCAAATAATGGTATTCAATTTGAATTTGATGAATTGATTAAATTGTCTAATTCAATGGATCAAATTATAGAACTGACTTTGATAGCAGATTTAGAAAGTGAAAAGTTAATAAGGTACGACACAGATGACAAGATGTACAAAAATTGTAAATATGTAATGGAATTGATAGATTCTTCTTTTTGGGAATTCACAAGTTCGGATTCTAAAGTTCTAGAAATTATCAAACAAAAATTCGATGGCGTATCAGATGTTGAATATTTTGGGTAGTGTTTCAAAGTTAGTGATATGAGATTTAATATTTCTAACGTATTGAAATAGAATGAATATCAGCAAAAAATAATTTAAAGATGAGCAGTAATGCTCATCTTTTTTGTTTTAATATTGTCTTAAATGAGCTAAAATGATTAAAAATCCGACAAGGTGTTCCAGAGTTAGTGATGTTATAAATTGTCCGAAATGTAAAGAACAAAAGGTTATTAAAAATGGGAGAACAAAAAACAATAAATAGCAGTACTATTGTAAAATGTGCTGTCCCTGCTAGCGCGAGCATCTTGCTCGTGAGCTCATGTATGTCTCTTCTTTAAAAAAAAAGTTTACATATTTCAAATACAATAGTTTACATTTTTTTTCCGACTGCAGAGAGATACGTAAATAATACCCTTGCTGGCGCGAGCGTCCCGCTCGTGAAGACAAAGAGCATCGACAAAGAATAGAAAAGAAAACTCCCAATTGCTCGGATATATAGACAGTGATTGCGCGTAAATTCTTTCCGTACCCACAAAGAGAATCGATTAAAATAAACCAAGACGAGATGGAGCTTAACATGACAGCGATGGAATTTCGCCAATATGATAACGCTTTAGGTAGGTTTTAATTCTGTTGATGTTTTAAGTGAAAAATTCCCAACCGTATCTGCTTATTCTTTTGCTGTTAACACTCCAATATTATTAAATAACACAAGTGGCAAGGATTGCTCAATTTCAGCTAAAACTGATGAAAATACTTATTACATTAAATACTATTGGAGTTATTTTGCTTATTTTTGAAGGGGAAATATATTTATAAAAACCAAATTCGAATACTTTGTAATACGTGTAATTTGTGCCTAATAGTTTGTTTTTATTAATAGTGCGATATTTTAGGCGAGATAAATACTATAAGATTTATGTATTCAACTCTTGAAAAATTCATAAAAAGTAAAATAGCAGTAGATGACAAAACATTAAAAAAGATTTGTTCATGCTTTGAGTTAATAAAGACAAACAGAAACGAAATTCTTTTGAATTATGACCAAGTATCTAAGCATTATTATTTTGTAAATAAAGGCTGTGTTCGTTTGTTTACCATTTCTAAAGGAGGAAATGAAAGTTCAAGATTTTTTGCTTTTGAAGGTAGTTTTGTTACAGCTTTACCAAGTTTTATTGATCAGCAACCTGCTGAAGAGTATTTACAAACGATTCAGAAATCAGAATTGCTTTGTATTTCAAGAATTGATTTTTATAACTTGGTCAATGAGATACCACAATTTACAAAGATATATACAGAAATTTTGGAACTTGGGTTTATAATGGCTCAAAAAAGAATTTACGGATTTCAAGGTTTTGATGCTTTAGATAAAGTAAAATGGGTTATTAAGTATCAACCAGAATTATTGGTTAATGTATCCAATAAAATGTTAGCTTCTTATTTAGGAATGTCACCTTCTACTTTGAGCAGAATAAAATTGAAATTATAAAACGTTGACATAGGGCAACGTTTTTAAAGAGTATAGCGATTAGATTTGCCGTAACAAATTTTATATGAAAACGATATTTTTATTTCTCATACTAATTTCAACTATATGCTTTGGTCAAAACAAAGGTGAAGCAAAAAAAACACAATCATCAGTAAATAATTATATTAAGACTGTTGATAATTTAACTTTGGAAGCTGCATTTGAGTTAGCAAAGCATGTTACTGAATCTGCGACTTCATTAAATAAAAAAGTTTCTATAGCAATACTTGATGCTTCAGGAGCAATTATTTTACTTACTCGTGCTAATGGGGTTGGACCACATAATACAGAAGCTGCAAGAAGAAAGGCTTATACAGCTTTATCTACAAAAAATGCGACACTTTCATTGTTAAGAAACGCAGAAAGTAATCCGGATACAAAAAATTTAAATACGCTACCAGAATTGTTACTTTTAAGTGGAGGTGTTCCAATTTGGTATCAAGGTAACATAATCGGCAGTGTTGGAGTGGCAGGAGGAGGAAGTCCAGAAAATGATGATTTGATAGCTAGGGCAGCTGAAATTGCAGAAATTGGAATAACAACAAAATAATTATAACTTTAAAAATATAAAAAATGAAAAAAATAATAGTAGCTCTGATCTTCATGATGTTTTCAACATTAATGTTTGCACAAGAAAACAGTTTTCAACTTTCAACTCATATTTTAGACGTATCAAAAGGAATGCCTGTAAATGATGTTTCTATTAAGTTAGAGCAATACAATGAAAAAACTAAAACATGGTTTTTTATAGAAGAGAAGAAAACGGATTTGAACGGAAGAATAACCGATTTTTTAAACTCAAAAAAATCTAACATTGGAATTTATAAACTGACTTTTTTTACAAGTGATTATTTTAAAAAGAGCAACGTAGAGAGTTTTTATCCATTTATAGAAGTCGTATTTCAAATTAATGACCAAAAGCATTATCACGTTCCGATAACACTTTCTGCATTCGGATATTCGACCTATAGAGGAAATTAAACTAATAAATTGTTTAACTAAAAAAAGCTTCAGAGTTATCTGGAGCTTTTTTTGGTTGTTGAAATACCATCTTAACAAAACCAATAGCGATTGGTAATCTGTACCCATAAAGAGAACTAACAAAGCCGCTTCTATAATGAAGTGGCTTTTGTTTTTTATAGAATTGTATACAGATTTTTAGATAGAAGATAGACTATAGTCATGACAACGCTGTAAAAGATAAGATTGTAATTTTGACAGAAGATTATTATTTTAGTTCGGTAATAAATTATTCAGATTAGATAATGATTTGGAGGTAATCTTATAGATTTGTTGGAGGATAATCTTTGCAAGCAAAGATTGCAAATCTGCGCTATTGGGATTCTAAAGATATTTTAAAAAATACTTCAGGTGACGCTGTTAAAAAAATTACGCAATAATTAAATAGAATTTTCATGAAATATAATATGTTTATCAGTATAATTTTAGCTATTATATCGTTTATTGTTTATAAATTTCATGTTTTTTGGCTCAAAAATATTAAAAAAGAGCTTCCTTCAGAAGAAGGTACGCGCCTTAATAAAGTGCAACATTGGGTCATTATTTTAGGAACCGCTATTTTTTCTATAATATATTTTTTAAAATCAATTATAAATTAAGTAAAATGAATTTTCAAGAATTTAATAGCTATTTAGCACCTGTTGGGTTAATTTTAGCAGGCATAATTATAAAACTTTCTAATAACAATGAACTTTTCGGTTCTTTTAAAAAAAGATGGTATGTCTTTTTGATGTTAGGTTTTGCTTATGATTAAAATTTTAAAACCCAATAGCGCAGATTTGCAATCTGTGCCTGCAAAAAGAGTCAATAAAGCCACTTCAATAACGGAGTGGCTTTTGTCTTTATATGCTAATTATATAAGATTTAAAGAAAATTTCAATTTTGCTTCCTGTATTCTGAAGGTGTCATATTTGTATATCGTTTGAAGTAACGGCAGAATAGTGAAATATCAGAAAAGTTAAGTAAATCGGTGATTTCTTGGATGCTAGTATCTGTGGTTTTGAGAATAGATTTAGCGTGAGCAATAACAGCTTCGGTTATCCATTCTGATATAGATTTTCCCGTTTGTTTACGGATAGCAGTTGTTAAATATTTTGGAGTCAAATTCATTTTGTCTGCATAGAAGGAGATGTTTCGCTCTTCTTTGTAATGTTTCATTAGGCATTGAAAAAACGCATTGGTCAATTGATCTTGCCTACTTATCTTTTTGTTGATATAATCTCTTTCTGTATATAAAGTCTGAACATCAGTAACTAAAGCACAAAGCAGATAGGAGAGAACATCTTTTTTCCCTTTTTCTTGTTTTCTATAGTAATGTATGGCAATAGAGGTATGATGTGCTTGGAAGAGCTCAAAGTATTCGTCATCTAATAGCTGACAGGGATTATTACTTATTTTCTCTAAAAGATCGAAATCGTTGACAAAAGCAGTCTTCATAATAAGATCATAAGAGAAAAAGATAGTATTGATATGTAAATCGTCAGAGATGTCTATAGGATCCATCATCGAATCAGGTAAAACAACCATTAAGATACCAGGCTTTAATTCTTTTTCCTGAAAGTTAATTTTTAGCTTAGCATATCCTTTAATACATATTGCACAAATTATTCCATCTACAAGGTGAGGATGATCTGTAAGCCCTATTCGCACCGCATCGGCAGATCTGTTTACAGCAATTCCCTTTATTTCTTGCAAACCAACTTCTTTGGCTACAGCCGAAACATCATATGTTCTTACTTTTTCTTTCATAAGAGTGTATTTGTATGTAGAAATCCTAAATATAAGCCATTAATACAATAATAAAGAACTTATTGCACAATTTAAGTGCGTTTTTGTCAAGAATATCCGTCTTAGTAAGTCTTTCCTTTGTAAAAGTTAAACGCAATAGTTGAACTAAAAGATTTAATACTAAATTATAAAGAGTACAGTTATGAGAACAAAATTGGAAATTCCAGCACCATTAACATTGAAGGAACGTGATCGCCGTTGGCAAATAGCTCGCACGATTATGCAAAATAACAACTTAGATACCCTTGTCATTTATGGAGATCGTGAGTCGGCAGCACCAGCTCCGTTTTGTATAGATCATTATTTTACAAACGACAGACTTGGTTCTGTGGTTGTGTTTCATAAAGACAAAAAGCCTACTGTAATTACTTTTGCACCGATGATGGTTGCAGATCATATGCAAGCAGCATCGCGAGGTGATCAACAGTGGATTGCGCCAGAACAAATTTATGTTGGGAAAACAGGTGAGAATATCGGTCGAATGCTCAAAGAAATAGGGGTGTCCGAAAATCCAAAAATCGGAATCATTGGATTAGAGCCATATCCCCCTTTTTATTTTGATGGAGCACTTCCGCATCGTACATGGAAAGGAATAATGGAGGTGTTCCCTAAAGCAGAACTTAAACCAGTATTCTTAGATTTTTTTAAACTTGCAGCACCCAAAAGTGAAGAAGAATTAGCTTTAGTGCGTTATGCGGCTAGCATTGGAGAAGCGATGAGTGAAGCAATGAGAATGACCGTGAAACCGGGAGTTAGTGAAGCAGAAATTGCAGCAGCAATAACTTCTACTTGTATTTCTATGGGCGGATTTACTGCAGAAATATTGATGGGATCAGGGCCTGAATATATTGGATGGGGACCTCCAGCATGGCAATATCGCTCTCAGGCTCCTCGTATTATTCAAGAAGGAGATATTGTATTGTCAGAAATATTTGCTCTTTATGGTATGTATGAAACGCAACATCAAGCAGCGGTTGCAGTTGGAGAAATTCATCCCAATTTAGAACGTGCGGCACAAGTGGCTCGTGAATGTTATGAATTAGGTGTTGCTAGTTTAAAGGCAGGTACTACGTTTGGAGAAGTGGTTGATTGTATGGAGAAACCACTATTAGATTCTAAAGGATGGCATGTACACCCACTTATTCATAGCATTAATCCATATGGACCAATCGGATTTGGTGCAGCTCCAGGTATAGAAGTTTTACCTCAAGCGAAAAGATATGGTAATGTGGGAAGACTGCCCAATCCAGGAAGAGATATTGTTTTGCAACCCGGAATGACATTTGCCTTTGAGCCCAATTGTGCTTTTGGAAATCATCTGGCAAATATAGGAGGAACAGTAGTTGTAGGGGAAAATGGAGGTATAGAATTGAATCATAATTCTACATATTTAATGCGTGCTGAATATTAGAAGTACGTGCCATTGTTTTTAGAATTCTCTTCCCGATGGTATAAGCATTTCATTTGAGAGTTTATGTTCATATGCGGAATGCTCTTAACAACGGGGGGAGTTTTAATGAAAAGTTTTAGTAGTTCTAGCGATTGGATTTTGTGATGTATAAGTAATAGAATAAATCAATAAAAAATAAATCTGATAAAATATAATAGTCATTATTATCAAATTTAATTATAAATTCGTTTAAATTTTTGGATGCAATAAAAGCCTTTGAGGTGTGTAATATTTAAATAAAATTTTAAAAGAATACTCTTTGTTTTATGAATCTTGATAACCAACTAATATTCTTTTTTAGTGCTTTAGGAGCTTTTAACGGTCTTTTATTATCCTTTTATTTTGCATTCATTGCTAAAAAGAAACAATTTTCAAACAATTTTCTAGCGCTATTGTTATTTACATTGAGCATCAGAATTATTAAATCCATATTTTTTTATTTCAACTCAAACTTATCTGGAATTTTTATTCAGATTGGTCTTTCGGCTTGTATTTTAATTGGGCCCTCTCTTTATTTATACTTTAAAAGTATTATAACAAACAGTGTAAATAGATGGAGAATTCATATTCTTCCATTTTTAGTAGGCATTACAGTTTTGGGAATTATTTATCCTTATGTTGAGCATAGAGGGGTATGGAGTAGGTATATTGTAATCGGTATTTATATGCAGTGGTTAATTTATATCATTGCTTCTTTTAAATTTATAAAACCTACTTTTCAAAAAACGTTTAAGAAAAAAGAAAAATTGACTGCTATTGATATTTGGTTATTGAGTATTTTCTTGGGAGTAACTTTAATTTGGTTTGCTTATACTGTTGGTTCTTATACTTCTTATATTGTAGGAGCACTTTCTTTCTCTTTTGTTCTCTATCTTATTATATTCCTTTTTGTTTTAAAGTTTAGAAAAGGAACCTCGTTTTTTGAAGAAAAAGAAAAGTATAAAAGCAAAGAAATTGACCATGCTACGCTTGAACAAATTACTCAAAGAATAAATATTGTAAAAGATAGGGAGCTATATTTAAATCCAGATTTGACACTTTCTGATGTAGCTAAAGAATTAGGTATTTCTCAACATAATTTATCTCAATTTTTAAATAATAATTTAAATCTCTCCTTTTCAATATTTATTAACGAATTAAGAATTGAAAAAGCCAAAGAAATGTTGTCCTGTTCTAATTTGTATACTATTGAAGCTATAGGTTATGAAAGCGGTTTTAAGTCGAAATCTACTTTTTTTACTACTTTTAAAAAAGTAACTAATCAAACTCCTGCCGAATTTCAAAAAGCAAAAAAATAAGTTCAATATTATAAATCCGAACTGATCTCCAATGTATTCATACACCTTGATTTAGTGAATTTTGCATATTTGCTTGAAACTTTTAAAAAGTAAAATATGCACAAATTTATTCCCTATTTAGCTTTTCTTTTTTTATTATCGAGCTGTTCGTTTAAACATAAAAATAAAGAAAAAATACTCTTCGTTACATCCAATCAGCATACTTATGGAAATACAGATTTAAATGCTGCAAATCACTTTGCTGAGATAGTATTGGCATACGATGTATTTATAAAAAATGGTTATAAAGTTGATTTTGTGAGTCCTAATGGAGGTGCAATT encodes:
- a CDS encoding helix-turn-helix domain-containing protein, coding for MWTIWGNISFYADKMNLTPKYLTTAIRKQTGKSISEWITEAVITHAKSILKTTDTSIQEITDLLNFSDISLFCRYFKRYTNMTPSEYRKQN
- a CDS encoding Crp/Fnr family transcriptional regulator, which produces MYSTLEKFIKSKIAVDDKTLKKICSCFELIKTNRNEILLNYDQVSKHYYFVNKGCVRLFTISKGGNESSRFFAFEGSFVTALPSFIDQQPAEEYLQTIQKSELLCISRIDFYNLVNEIPQFTKIYTEILELGFIMAQKRIYGFQGFDALDKVKWVIKYQPELLVNVSNKMLASYLGMSPSTLSRIKLKL
- a CDS encoding heme-binding protein; the encoded protein is MKTIFLFLILISTICFGQNKGEAKKTQSSVNNYIKTVDNLTLEAAFELAKHVTESATSLNKKVSIAILDASGAIILLTRANGVGPHNTEAARRKAYTALSTKNATLSLLRNAESNPDTKNLNTLPELLLLSGGVPIWYQGNIIGSVGVAGGGSPENDDLIARAAEIAEIGITTK
- the uraH gene encoding hydroxyisourate hydrolase produces the protein MKKIIVALIFMMFSTLMFAQENSFQLSTHILDVSKGMPVNDVSIKLEQYNEKTKTWFFIEEKKTDLNGRITDFLNSKKSNIGIYKLTFFTSDYFKKSNVESFYPFIEVVFQINDQKHYHVPITLSAFGYSTYRGN
- a CDS encoding helix-turn-helix domain-containing protein, translated to MKEKVRTYDVSAVAKEVGLQEIKGIAVNRSADAVRIGLTDHPHLVDGIICAICIKGYAKLKINFQEKELKPGILMVVLPDSMMDPIDISDDLHINTIFFSYDLIMKTAFVNDFDLLEKISNNPCQLLDDEYFELFQAHHTSIAIHYYRKQEKGKKDVLSYLLCALVTDVQTLYTERDYINKKISRQDQLTNAFFQCLMKHYKEERNISFYADKMNLTPKYLTTAIRKQTGKSISEWITEAVIAHAKSILKTTDTSIQEITDLLNFSDISLFCRYFKRYTNMTPSEYRKQN
- a CDS encoding M24 family metallopeptidase; its protein translation is MRTKLEIPAPLTLKERDRRWQIARTIMQNNNLDTLVIYGDRESAAPAPFCIDHYFTNDRLGSVVVFHKDKKPTVITFAPMMVADHMQAASRGDQQWIAPEQIYVGKTGENIGRMLKEIGVSENPKIGIIGLEPYPPFYFDGALPHRTWKGIMEVFPKAELKPVFLDFFKLAAPKSEEELALVRYAASIGEAMSEAMRMTVKPGVSEAEIAAAITSTCISMGGFTAEILMGSGPEYIGWGPPAWQYRSQAPRIIQEGDIVLSEIFALYGMYETQHQAAVAVGEIHPNLERAAQVARECYELGVASLKAGTTFGEVVDCMEKPLLDSKGWHVHPLIHSINPYGPIGFGAAPGIEVLPQAKRYGNVGRLPNPGRDIVLQPGMTFAFEPNCAFGNHLANIGGTVVVGENGGIELNHNSTYLMRAEY
- a CDS encoding helix-turn-helix domain-containing protein, whose protein sequence is MNLDNQLIFFFSALGAFNGLLLSFYFAFIAKKKQFSNNFLALLLFTLSIRIIKSIFFYFNSNLSGIFIQIGLSACILIGPSLYLYFKSIITNSVNRWRIHILPFLVGITVLGIIYPYVEHRGVWSRYIVIGIYMQWLIYIIASFKFIKPTFQKTFKKKEKLTAIDIWLLSIFLGVTLIWFAYTVGSYTSYIVGALSFSFVLYLIIFLFVLKFRKGTSFFEEKEKYKSKEIDHATLEQITQRINIVKDRELYLNPDLTLSDVAKELGISQHNLSQFLNNNLNLSFSIFINELRIEKAKEMLSCSNLYTIEAIGYESGFKSKSTFFTTFKKVTNQTPAEFQKAKK